The Desulfovibrio sp. Fe33 genome includes a window with the following:
- a CDS encoding GNAT family N-acetyltransferase, translating to MIVLRPATHADEQLVADIILASMLASYARFLPAHRFQRILDMDRPGQVARTDAARFTVAEANGTPAGILLLKGDYVDHLWVRPEFMGQGVGSALLAHAEERAAKDGFDRLTLDCFEKNKKALAFYRSKGFRVTLTRDAAEYMPGENTCSLVKSLSAA from the coding sequence GTGATCGTTCTGCGCCCGGCCACGCACGCGGACGAGCAACTCGTCGCGGACATCATTCTCGCCTCCATGCTGGCCAGCTACGCCCGGTTCCTGCCCGCGCACCGCTTCCAAAGGATTCTGGACATGGACAGGCCGGGCCAGGTGGCGAGAACCGACGCGGCCCGCTTCACCGTGGCCGAGGCGAACGGCACCCCGGCCGGGATTCTGCTCCTCAAGGGCGACTATGTGGACCACTTGTGGGTCCGGCCCGAGTTCATGGGACAAGGCGTCGGTTCCGCGCTGCTCGCCCATGCGGAGGAACGCGCCGCGAAAGACGGATTCGACAGGCTCACCCTGGACTGCTTCGAAAAGAACAAAAAGGCGCTGGCCTTTTATCGAAGCAAGGGCTTTCGTGTGACGCTGACCCGCGATGCCGCCGAGTACATGCCCGGCGAAAACACATGCAGTCTGGTCAAATCGCTGTCGGCCGCCTGA